TCACGCGTGTCCCGTcccaaaaaatgttcataaggttaaataaattattagtaactaaaaaaagaaataaagatAATGTATAGATATTTCGTAAAGTTAACTGttaaactgtaatttattttactNNNNNNNNNNNNNNNNNNNNNNNNNNNNNNNNNNNNNNNNNNNNNNNNNNNNNNNNNNNNNNNNNNNNNNNNNNNNNNNNNNNNNNNNNNNNNNNNNNNNGTATTCACTTTATGAATTAGTGTGATTGAAAATAGTTCCGAGATCGGTCTGCATTGCTTTGCTTTGGCCGGTTGTATTTCAGTATTATAAAGCTACCAAGATAAtaccatgaataaataaataaccgtgAAATTAACTAGAGTTatcttattattgtttactcatagataataatgcaaataatttttttatcaaaaattaatatttttaaaaataaaaaaaaacaaatttaagtataaaataaattataaaaatcagttttaggATGATAGGCCCGTATAGTCATGACCGGGCTCCGGCCCACCGGGAAACTTCCCGCCTCCCGGCCTCCCGGTGGCACAATCCGCCgggattattcattataatttgctGACTGAAAATTAAGTGATTTTCTGactatattattcaacatacTCAATGACTCTCGTAATTTACATACTtcaagtacattttttaatagatacatCTGCCCTGTTCGTCTCATGAAAACAggatatttttatcgttattcattGAGATAAACTAtccaatgaattaataatatccgCAATTAGGTCAAATAAGTTACTAGATAAGttaaggggcaacatttaggcCAATCTTGTCATAGCCACTCGGGATCTACGtattagttgtaaatgatttttagtgtgagtgaaattaaataagGGTAACCTCTCTCGTAcacgcatgcacatgtcaataaCTCGATGACCATATCAATTTCACTAtaagaattttacaaaaacttacatttgttttgacaaaattagagTTAGTTgacgttgtctgattttgattctgaaaaatatttgaattcagcagaaaaatttctgtagatcgtacgaaacattttccgtttttaatattaattttaattttaattatgattcgaatagtagatattttcaagttttcaattacagttcacaataatataaaatttagattttacaaaGTGCGTCGTAGGATCTATATAcaattttcttcttcttcttctaatGGCATTTCTACTCTCTAAGAGTTTTAGCCGCCATTACTTCACTTCGCCACCTGTCTCTATCTTGAACTGTCTCCCTCCAATTCTCAACTCCAAGGATTTTTAAATCTTCTTCTACCACGTCTATCCATCTTTTTCTCGGTCTACCTCTTGGTCTTTTACCTATTGGCTTCCATTCCAATGTCACTCTAACTATTTCATTCTCTCGTCTTCTCATGATGTGTCCTAGCCATTGTATCCTTTGGCTTTTAATGAAGCTTGTTACTGTTGTTAGTTCCAACATATCGGACAGCTCTTTGTTGTATCTCCTCCGCCAATTCCCCGTTGTTTCGTCAAAGACAGGTCCACATATTTTCCTTCATATTCTGTGTTCAAAAGTCCTCAGTTTTCTCTCTGTTTGTTTGGTTGTCNNNNNNNNNNNNNNNNNNNNNNNNNNNNNNNNNNNNNNNNNNNNNNNNNNNNNNNNNNNNNNNNNNNNNNNNNNNNNNNNNNNNNNNNNNNNNNNNNNNNNNNNNNNNNNNNNNNNNNNNNNNNNNNNNNNNNNNNNNNNNNNNNNNNNNNNNNNNNNNNNNNNNNNNNNNNNNNNNNNNNNNNNNNNNNNNNNNNNNNNNNNNNNNNNNNNNNNNNNNNNNNNNNNNNNNNNNNNNNNNNNNNNNNNNNNNNNNNNNNNNNNNNNNNNNNNNNNNNNNNNNNNNNNNNNNNNNNNNNNNNNNNNNNNNNNNNNNNNNNNNNNNNNNNNNNNNNNNNNNNNNNNNNNNNNNNNNNNNNNNNNNNNNNNNNNNNNNNNNNNNNNNNNNNNNNNNNNNNNNNNNNNNNNNNNNNNNNNNNNNNNNCTTTGTTTATCCGAATACTTATTTCCTTTGACCAATCATTCTTTGTACTTAATGTAGCTCCCAAATATTTGAAATCGCTAACTTTTTCATAGGCTAAATTCTCCGACACACTAGGGTCCTCCCCACTCTCAATTAGTTCCATTACCTTTGTTTTCTCAGTGTTAATTTCAAGACCTATTCTTTTCACCACTTCTTCTAACACTCTGGCTGCGTTGGCTGTGTCTGAAAGCGAATCGCCTATTATGTCTAAATCATCAGCAAAGCCGAGAATCTGTAGCTTATTCTGACCGATTCGTAGGCCACCTTCATTGTCCTGTAGTACCCTTATTACCTTCTCTAGAGCAAGATTGAAGAGTACTGGGGACAGGGCATCTCCCTGTTTTAGTCCGGTTTCCACTGTAAAGGTTTCTGATGTTACATTTTGTGTTCTCACTCTGTATTTCGTGTTTTCCATACACATTTTAGTTAGggctattaatttttttgggaaACCGAACTCGTACATAATGTTGTATAGGCTCTCTCTGTGGATACTATCATAGGCTTTTTTGAAATCTATGAATATTTTCCACATATTCTGCCGATATTCGTACCTCTTTTCAATTATTTGGCCTATAACGGATAATTGTTCTGTGGTTGAACGTCCTTTTCGGAAACCACATTGGTATTCACCTAAACAGTCCTCCACATAAGGGACCATGCGATTTAGTAAAATTCTAGAGAAGACCTTGTACGCAGAGTTCAAGAGCGATATCCCTCTATAATTGTCACATTTTGTCTTGTCTCCTTTTTTGTACAATGGTATGATGATTGCCTCATTCCAGCTATCCGGTACCCGTTCTTCCATCCATATTTACTGGCACAGTCTGTATATTACTACATGTAGCTCCTCACCTCCATATTTAATGAGTTCTGTTGGAATATTATCCATACCCGGTGCTTTCCAATTTTTCAAGCCAATTATAGCACTTTTTACTTCATCTAGACTAACATCCTCTACATAGGGCTCCGGTCTTTCATATTCGACATGTGTTACAGGCTGGGCTGGCATCTTGCCatttcgtaatttttcaaaataacctTTCCATCTCTCAGCTCTTGACTCTGGCTCCATTAACATTTGTCCGTCTTGGTCTCTGATTGCATTCCATATAGGGTTGAATTTTTTATACTGTTTGATGACTCTAAAAAAATTTCTAGTTCTCCCCTGTGTATGATCGTTCTCTGCGGTATGAAGTATGTTGTTAAAGAATTTTCTTTTTTCCCTTTGAAGGGCGCTTTTGCAGATTTTACGTTCCCGAATGAAAGCTTCTTTAGTTGTTTGAGTGTTGTTCTTAATAAAGTCATCTCTCACTTTGCGGCGTTTGTCTACAGCAATTCTGCATACATCATTATACCAAGTATCTCTTGACCTTTTTAGCTCGCCAATACTAGTGGCCGCTGCTTTTTTGATAGCATTACTCACTTTTTCCCAATCCAAGTCTACATCTATTTCTATTTGTACGTTATTCTCTTTAAGCTTCTTCCTTACTTCGTTCTCATAATTTTTCCTCGCGGTTTCATCTCTTAGTAACTCTAGATTGAATTTAGCTCTTTTGTCTTGTTTTAATCTCGATTGGCTTTTTAACTTTGATCTAAGTTTGGCAATCACTAAGTAATGATCCGTGTCACAGTCAGCACCTCTGTGGCTTCTTACATCGTGGATTGTACTACGGTATCTATTCTGTATGAGAATGTGATCGATTTGGTTCAGGGTTTCTCCATCCGGTGATTTCCATGTGgctttgtgaatatttttatgagGGAACGTGGTACTACTAACAGTCAATCCATTTGATGTTGCAAACGCTATCAATCGCTGGCCATTGTCATTGCTGTTGCAATGCAAACTTTCCTTCCCTATGCAAGGGAAGTACTGTGGTTCCCGTCCGCATTTTGCATTGAAATCACCTATTACAATCCTTATCATGTTCCCAGTGATATCTTCATATGTTTCAGTCAGTTCGTCGTAGAAGCTATCTTTCACATTGTCATCTTTTATTTCTGTTGGTGCGTGGCCATTTATTATACAGATACTAATTGGGCTAGTGTTGATGGTTAAAGTTCATATCCGTTCGGATACTGGATTAAACTCCTTAATGTATGGTACTAATGTCCTATGAACTGCAAAGCCGTTACCGAAGTGATGTGTATTCTCCATTCCAGAGAAGAACTCTGTACTCGTGTACTTTCCTATCGTTAGTTGTCCTACTCCCAACCATCTTATTTCTTGTATGGCTGCTACTTTAATGATGTAGGTGTTAAGGACATCAACTAAATTTTGACTTGCATCTGTTCTATACAAGCTTGTCACATTCCATGTCACAATCTTAAAATCAGCATTCCGTTTCCAAAAACCAGTCTTGAATCCGTGTAATCTTGTCCGAGGCTTAGGTGTAGTTGGTTTCATAACAAGGTTCTTTTACTAGGCAGAGTTGTTAACCCTGCGCTTAACCCCCAACCTGGAGGACCAGTCTACCCCAACCAATCAAGGTCAGGGTAGGGCTACTGCAGTGTACTTATAGAAGTGCACTGGGCGATGGGAGCGCCACTTTCCCTAGGCTTCCATAGACAATTTTCTGgtgagttaaaatttttttcagaacCAAAATCAGACAACGATAACTATCTTAAATGTTGTCAATACTTTAggtcttttcagctaaaattgacggCAGTAGCGAAGCCCCTTAATGCAAGTTGCTAAATCTTTAGACagtgtttattaaaaagaatattttttttaaagcaaaattacagtatttttattatatattaagtcgTCTTTCTTTAAGAAGAGCCCAATGTTTCACCAtgagattaatataaatttcatcagttaaatatttgttacaatttaataagCGATCTACTCCCATAGTAGAACGTAAACAATTCTTCACAATCTTAAATTTACTGAACGTGTGCTCGTTTGATGTAGTACTAACCGATGCTGTAAAAATCAATCTgcatagttaattttaaaatgtttttattgatacagtgatggtataaaatatttaattcagttaTAACTCCATCATAATCACAAATATTAGATTCATTACATTCAGGAGGGAATATTTATTCATACCTTTCTTCAAATCATCTATTGAACAATTGTTTTCACATGGaaccttaaaaatgttcacaagtGGTTCTATGatcaatgtacaatatttttaatgttcagAAGACAAATTTATTAATGCATCGAATACTTTTTCAATTCCATTCTgtaaaaatcttttatattgataatgcACTGTGTGCTACCAttcgaatatatatttttgggctTTAATCTTCTTCGATGGTGTCGGTTAAAATCTTCTTctgggttaatatttaattttttagcaaaaattattgcactttttaatttttattaaattatttaatgccatattattatcactcattCTGGTTAAACTGTCAATAGTATGTGttagtaacattaaaatataaatataattctgtAGCTTCTAAGTTTTCTGtgaagatttttgttttatacatgacatttttcataaatgataaacaaattacaaagtcaacatttttttagagaGACCTAATGCAAGAGTACATGTTTTTTTATGCATAGATTTTAAGTCTGACATATCTTGTAATGCAACAATAATTTGTTCATTGATATCCCAACAGCTTTAATTGATTCAGCCCTTGCAGTCCATCGGGTTTTTGATAGATTCACTTGTTCAACAAACGTATTCAATCGATGCGCTTAGCATATAATGAATGGAATTTTGTGACCCTCAATATCTGATAATTTTTGCTGAGTACCATTTTATCTTACGTGACATGCTACTGGCAAAATCATAtgattgaaatgcaatattatatttatatatatattatataaatattttttgttacctatttgtagttcttaaatattatttactattatattaggtatttaggtcaTAATGGNNNNNNNNNNNNNNNNNNNNNNNNNNNNNNNNNNNNNNNNNNNNNNNNNNNNNNNNNNNNNNNNNNNNNNNNNNNNNNNNNNNNNNNNNNNNNNNNNNNNNNNNNNNNNNNNNNNNNNNNNNNNNNNNNNNNNNNNNNNNNNNNNNNNNNNNNNNNNNNNNNNNNNNNNNNNNNNNNNNNNNNNNNNNNNNNNNNNNNNNNNNNCCCCCCCCCACACCACCACTAAAACCGGCCCTGCACTTAACTCACACCTAGTTTTTCACCCAAAACGCCAGTCTTTACCAATCTTGtaaaagaatgaaaaaaaacacaaaccaCCGGAAACTTACCGACAATTTTACTAATCAGAGGGTAGTG
This portion of the Acyrthosiphon pisum isolate AL4f chromosome A1, pea_aphid_22Mar2018_4r6ur, whole genome shotgun sequence genome encodes:
- the LOC100575610 gene encoding uncharacterized protein LOC100575610 encodes the protein MIRIVIGDFNAKCGREPQYFPCIGKESLHCNSNDNGQRLIAFATSNGLTVSSTTFPHKNIHKATWKSPDGETLNQIDHILIQNRYRSTIHDVRSHRGADCDTDHYLVIAKLRSKLKSQSRLKQDKRAKFNLELLRDETARKNYENEVRKKLKENNVQIEIDVDLDWEKVSNAIKKAAATSIGELKRSRDTWYNDVCRIAVDKRRKVRDDFIKNNTQTTKEAFIRERKICKSALQREKRKFFNNILHTAENDHTQGRTRNFFRVIKQYKKFNPIWNAIRDQDGQMLMEPESRAERWKGYFEKLRNGKMPAQPVTHVEYERPEPYVEDVSLDEVKSAIIGLKNWKAPGMDNIPTELIKYGGEELHVVIYRLCQ